Proteins encoded within one genomic window of Oryza glaberrima chromosome 12, OglaRS2, whole genome shotgun sequence:
- the LOC127758152 gene encoding signal peptidase complex subunit 1-like: MDWQGQKLAEMLMQLLLVASAVAAFVVGYAMADFQLMLLVYAGGVVLTALVTVPNWPFFNRHPLKWLDAAEADRHPRPQVSAAPSTVGKKKAGKNK, from the coding sequence ATGGATTGGCAGGGGCAGAAGCTCGCGGAGATGCTGatgcagctgctgctggtggcgtcggcggtggcggcgttcgTGGTGGGCTACGCCATGGCGGACTTCCAGCTCATGCTGCTCGTCTACGCCGGCGGGGTCGTCCTCACCGCGCTCGTCACCGTCCCCAACTGGCCCTTCTTCAACCGCCACCCGCTCAAGTggctcgacgccgccgaggccgaccGCCACCCGCGCCCGCAGGTTAGCGCCGCCCCGTCCACCGTGGGTAAGAAGAAGGCCGGCAAGAACAAGTAG